In Cheilinus undulatus linkage group 14, ASM1832078v1, whole genome shotgun sequence, the genomic stretch ACATTGTCAGACTTTTACCCACTAAAATGTAGACCATGACGTACCACTATCAAGTCATTCTAGAGCAACATTACAGAGGAATTGTGTCATTACAGATTACATACTCGTACAAGCAACTGGCATTAATCTAAGTATAAAACTTGTGATGCAAGAGCAGCTCCATATCACCAAGTCAGATACTGAGCACTGgatagagtggtgtaaagcacaccaacactggactgtggagcaacAAATCACGCTtctttgtttggcagtcagatgggttaGTCTTAGTAATGTGGATGCCTTGAGaacattacctgtctgactgcaaaaatgtgaagtttggtggaggagggataatggtatggggctgtttttcagggtttgggctaagCATCTTATCTCCAATGAAGgtcagtcttaatgcttcagcataccaagacattttggataatgcaatgcttccaactttgcaGCAACAGTCTGTGGAAGGCCCTTTTTTCATTCCGACATGATTGTACCCCTGTGTGAAAAGCAAGGACTCTAAAGGCATGGTTTGTTGAGTTATTGTAGTAGAACTTGACTGACCCCCACAgatccctgacctcaaccacatcatgcacttttgggatgaaaaGGAACAGATTGGAtgaggccttctcatccaacatcagtgtccgacctcataaatgctctacagaatgaatgggcacaaattcccacaaagacactcaaaaatcttgtggaaagctttccaagaagagtggaggtttttatagctgcaaaactccatattaaagaatatgtatttgaatacaatgtcgctatagtctctgttggtgtgatggtcaggtggctgaatacttttgggCATATAGTGTATATGGACAGGTGGTCAAGACTTAACATGTCCTTATTGGTGAAAACAACAACAGGGACCAAAAGTGTCAGCTTTATCAAGCTTTAAAGATGCTGACAGCTTTACAATTTAGCCCGGAGGAAgatattcccatttttgcactcagcctcaagtggccacTTGGTGCATTACACTTTTTAACACTAGCTCTAGCTTAGTCTCTGAGCACTGAGGTTGCTGGTTTGGCAGACTGTGTGACGTGAGCAGTTCAGGGGCCTTTTAAAGCCTCTTCAAgtgcattttttgttgttttgggggGTCACTGCAGGACTCATTGCTTCGGATCAAACTAACCAAGCAATGTGCAACAGAGAGAGACAATTTTCTACCCTCAGTGAACTTGTTTCGGCCGCTAGTTTCAGTAGGGGTCATTCAAGGTTCTCTTCCATTCTCGTTGAAAACTGATAGAAAAGGCTGCCCTCTTCATATCCACTACACACCAATAACAGTCCCCTTGAAGATAATGTGAGCTGCATTTGAGTGTGGTGTGTTTGACAGACTGATAACTGGCTTACTTAGTTGAAACACAAGTGCTCAtcacaaatgtatttaaatgaaacaatttCATATCAGTAAACGGCAAAGTGAAGACGTCATTGTCCTGATGATGAACCAGAACCGGGTCAGAAGAGGCTCTGAAATCCAAGGCTTTATAAATGTTTCATATAATTTCCTCAAAAATAAAGCCACgacatttcaaaacattaaacaatTTGTCCATCAGCATCAATTAACACAGGCAGTGTGAACAAAGCAGGCAGAGAGACAGTGCAGACGGCCGTGGCTGAGAGTGTGTGTCGCTTGTCTAGACGCTGAGCGAGATCCTTCCCGTCATTGTTGTTTGGCATTGAGAGGCtgcaaaacaggaaataatatCTGAGGGAAAACACACAGCTTTGAACATTAGAAAGTCAAAGACATGAGCTGCGCTTGAACATCAGTTCACTTTAAAGGATACTTCAATTTTAATATGAGTGTAAAGGTTAAATTAACTTCTTCTAATGaggtcatgtttttttaacctaaagCTCCTGGTGATTTTTAAGAAACATAGAAAGAAACTGTAGAGACCTCAAGAGATGATTTTTCATGTCAGTAAGAAAGAGTTAATACTTATATTCAATGATAACATCAGATACTCCATTCATTTTCAATCTCTTTGAAAAGCTTTGATTGAATTTATAACTTTTAATTACCCTCAGTGATTCAATTCACATGTCCTCACTTTAGGGAATAGCTGACTGTTTCTCTTTATGGTCTCTTGTGCCACCTGCTGGACACACTTTCTAGTTCAGCCTTTAGCCAGCCAGTAGGTGATAAAAGGGGAACTGACATGGAGAAACCAGGGTTGGAATTTAACTTTAACATCTACCTGCCACAAAtatttttatcatccattccATTTCAACAAGCAAATTTATTTCATGGAGTATAATGTAAAATTAAAGACCTATAGTGTTCAAGTTAAAGgctatttatttaatattaataataacgatgataataataataaataaaagtaaggTAAAAGATACAAAAAGCAGTAGCAACAAATTAAAACTGactatttagaaaaataaaagaggattaaaaattggataaatatgaaaaagacTTGGAACATGGAAATAAAACCCAATTCACAAGAAGGCTTTCTggtaaagaaatgtttttaaaagggatTTGCACTGGATGGTAGGGGACAATAGCTCAGATATATATTCAGGGGCCAGaccatgaagtgctttaaagctGTAAAGATTTAAAACTGTTACCTAAAGCATAACAGTAATCCAGCTGTGAAgggataaaaacatgaataaaagcTTGTGTGTCATCAAACGACTGATCTTATTCCAGCAATATTTCTAAGGTGACAATAGCAGGACTGGatgattttgtttgtgtttttcaaatgtGCGGCTGCTGTCAAAAATTATTCCAAGGTTTCTGAAATATGGTTTCACTGAGAACTGAGGGAGGACTTTATAATAGGATGAAATTTATCTGGGCCTGTGACTGAAATTTCTGTTTTGTCAGGGTTTAGTTCTAAAACATTTGCAGATATTAAGTTTGAAATCAGACTGTTTGTATGGTCAGAAATAAAACTGTAGCCtatgtcatcagcataacaaTGGAATGAAATATTGTGTCTCCGTATAACATATATAATGAAATTATGGTCTTAAAATTGAACCCTGTGAGACTTCACAATTGGCTCTAGAGTGAGGGGGACCATTATCACCAATAGACACAAAAAACCTTCCTATTAAATGAATATGAATGAAACCCATTAGAGCTGTCCCTGATAAACCAGCCTAGTTCTGCAGCCTTTGAATCATAATTCTGTGGTCATGTGTGGTATTAAAACAAGGACAGAATTAGCCATTCTAAAAAGATCATTTGTCCCCTTAATAAGCACAGTCTCAGTGCTATGATTTTCTCTTAAACCTGATTGGAACTTCACAAAACTGTCATTTTGTGTTAGTACTTCAAGTAATTGCTTAGAGACAATCTTTTCATGATTCCTTTGAAGTAAAAGGTAGTTTAGAAATCGGCCTGTAACTGCTGCAGTCAGATGGGTCAAGGCAGGTTTTTAAATAAGTGGCTGGGCACAGGCTGTTTTCAGGTATTGTGGAGCACTGGCAGATTATAAGGAACTCATAATTATTTTTGGTAACCCAGGAGCTCTCACATCCATAACTTCCATAAAAATACAATTAGGAGGAAGAACATCAGTTGGGCTTGTTGAGCACTTTAACTGTGCAACAGTAGCTATcggatcatttttaaaaaacaagcatAAAACTAGGTAAAATAGCATTGGAAGAACAATAAAGCCAAACTGTCGcttattttaaactgtttattttttttttaatcagtttgtcCTGTGCTGGACTATGCAACGTTTGCTGTGTTTCCTAAATTCATTTGAAGTTTTAGACTTGCagtaaatcatattttttttaatgtgttttttgtagtCTCACGCCAAAATTCTGAATAAGCCATTGAAGTACACTGCCCCACATCTTTGTTTAACTGAAATGACCGCCAAGTGAACAattaatttatttcacaaattttGATGAATGAGAAATGTGTAATGTCTTTGGCGATTAGACTCCATTGGTAGTGATGCCAcggcaggaataggataccaCCGCATGGAGTCTAGccactggtggtggtggtgatgagggatgcaggatcagacaAGGAGTAGACTTCTGGGAAGCTGGACCTGGACAAATGAGGTGGTTTGGAGTTGACTGAAGTATGCATAATGACAAAGACCTATGaagatctggactagatgctgacaAACTGagtggaggtggctggggtggaggagggttgcagtatCCACACTGAGATGACAGGGTTGACTGTGGAAGAGGgcaacagatttaaaatatgacaggtgcgTGGCgattggtcaaacaaggttgtggcagaatctgattagctttgTACTTAAGAGAGTGATGCCcaaaatcagctgatcaccagggCTGGAAGggagaaagaatggaagaagggagagatatgAAGGAGTGGTGACGAATGAGGAAAAAACTGAGCCCTGGATGTGTCACCCTTAGAGGAGCCACAGGAGGGCGTCAACGTGCCAATAAGCTTCTCTGTCAATGTACTGACTATTTATTGTTGtctctgacatttcctgttGTTTGTGAATGTATGAATGGTCTGTGTAGACTGCAAAAATGAAATTGCTCCTTAGAATGAATGAAGTTGTCTGAATCAGAGCTCCATGATAATGCAAAGAAATATTCTGAAAAACACAGTTAGAAAACTGGAAAGTTTGACTTCTATTTCtggcttttaaataaaaagaaagagtaATACTACAGATGTGGTTATTATTGTCAGTTTATGTCTTTAATAAGCATTTTGTAGTTGTCAAAATGTCCACATTTTGCTCTGAATAACTAATTCCTTAGTCAACAACCTGTATTCAGGGGATACATCGCTTAACAAATAGCAGTTCACACTTTCTGAGGGGTAAGGGTTATGGTCACATACCTAGTGGCTGATTTCATCGTTATGCTGACAAAGGATTGTTCTCTGAGGCTTGAAACCATCCACAGCTCCAGCTCTTTGCCTGATGGTGTCAAGTTTTTTGAAAGTTAATGACGACCATCAACAGGCTTCATAAGTCTCCAAATGAgttttaatatgtttatatGTCAAAAAATATGCCTTATCAAAGGCCactggaattaaaaaataataatgatgcaAGGATGCTAGTTGTTCTGGAGCTCCTGCAGTATGAAACACTTCCCGGACTtgttaagagtttaaaaaatagTCACAGCCCCCTCTCGGCTGCCTTCGTTGGTCACGTGACTACACGTCACATTTGTCCCTGCTAGTTAGCGTTGGTGCTTGAAAACAAGTAGCTGCTTTTGTAACTTTTATACTTGAATAGAAACCCAATAATGGAGATAGGAACAGAGATCAGCAAGAAAATAAGAGTAAGTAAAACTGAGGCCTGGTTCTGGGTGAATTGCTTAAGAAATAAGGCTAATTCAAGGTTGCTTTAGCGAAGACGttgctagctagcattagcTTGTGGAGTTGCATTTTACTGTTGAGCAGAATGGTGACAGGGTTTCTGTTTACAAGGCTGAGGAGGGGGTCTGCTGCATTGTTACGCTTTACCCATTGAGCTGGTTTATAGATGTGTTCACGTCTGTTTAATTTCACGACATCTTTTGTAATCTGTTTAAGTCGGCACAAGACTCTTGGTTACACGGTAAATGAATGGTGCTCGTGTCGATAAGATGCTGTGATTATTCGTTACACCTGATGATGATATTTGAACTGTTTTGTCCGATTTCAGGCTGCTATCAAGGGCAAGCTTCAAGAACTTGGTGCATATATAGGTAAGTGAATTCAAATGTTGATGTAACAGTAGCTTCATAGTCATTAATTCTAACATTGCATGCTTTATGTAATACCTGTCTTTGCTGATTTAGATGAAGAGCTACCTGACTACATCATGGTGATGGTAGCAAACAAGAAAACCTCCCAACAGATGGCTGATGATCTTTCCCTTTTTCTTGGAAATAACACGATTAAATTCACAGCCTGGTACGTCCTTTAAACTGCAACTATGTACATTTCCTGTCAAATATTTTCTCatagtgtttattttctgtgtatAAGTGTATAAATACACTGCTTATACTTAACACAGTCAATCTCTACTCCACTATCTTCTCTAGCTATAACATGTTACTGCTGACTGATTTCAGGTTACAAGGTGTCCTTGAGAAGTTAAGAACTGTTGCAGTCGGTAAGTGTTACTgaacactttttttaatttctattttttataacCTTATGAATGAGTTGCCCTTTTGTACCTGCCAGATGCATGTGACCTGTGCTTTTTACTGTGGCTCACAAAATGATTTCTTCTTCCCACAATTGTTCTCTTGGTTGCTGCAGAACCTGCATCCCTCAGGCATCAGCTTCAGTCGGACAGCGGTGCTGTGGCCGGGAGAAGCCACTCATCTGTTAGTGaagacagcagagcagaggagtTAAAGGTGCTAACGGTGTCCAGCTCACGCTCTGATCGGACTGATGCACGCGTGTCCAGCTCCGCTCACGAAAGCAGGTGTGATGCTAGTAAATACCACACATCTATCAAACAATTACCACCGTCTGTCCCAGTACCATGGctaaaaaatagaaatcctATGTACTAAATAttgggtctttttttttcaaattccaaAATAATGCAAGCAAATTcacacactgtctaaactgtGTAAATCCATGCACAAATACTATACAGGctgaaagattaaaaatgtgtttgcatgGTTTATAAAGCTCTGGTTCCTTTCAGTACTAAATATCATTAATGTAATGGTGATTGTAATGTTCATAGCACATGgttatcaaaaagtatcaaagtattACCTTTTTTGACAACTTTGGTGCCTGATCCAAAGCAAGAATTAATTTCATTGGCAATTAATACTGTCATTCAatctttacatttcttaaaataaGTCTTTTAATGTTCATTTTCAGGAGGGGCGCATTGGAGAAGGGTTCCTCTCGTCTGACATCCACTGTTAAGCCCCTCATGGAGCTGCTTCCCTCCGAGGCTGTGATTGATATCAAACCAGAAATGGATGATGACCTCATTGCTGAAGACCTGGTAGAAATAGCCACAAACCATGGCAGAACACGAGTTGCAGCTGATAGACCCACAGCTGAAATCTACAGACCTGGTCAGAGCAGGTTTACATCAATTAGCTCTGCTGAGGCGTTACGACACACAGATGGTTCCTCCCATGCTCGGCAACAGGATGCCAGAGGAAGTAGAACATCAAGAACCGGATCCAGTAAGGTAGAGTCATTTGATTAGTGTATTGTTGATCCTCTTCTAAAGAAAGGATTTGCTTTAGTCACATACTTTTTGCATAATGCTTTCTTGTGATGCTCAATGTCCCTGGacaaattcatgaaaatttaGGGTCATTAAAtagtttatctatctatctatctatatctatctatctatatttttttttcttttccaggaGGAGTTATCACGGAAGCGAAAGGCACCAGTAGCAAGTTCAGTGGTGCGAGTGAACCGAGCTGCAGATGAGGACAGTGACGATGTGGAAGAGGATGATGCCAGCTATGCAGGAAGAGGCCTGTCCAGTAGAGTTTCCCTACCCTCCAAACCAGAACGCAAGTCAGTATTCAGACCTAATTGACAGACTGAAACATTATAAAgtgtaaagagtaaaaatggaGGGACTCCAGGGACTCAAAAATGTTGGTTCTTTCTGTTGTTTCAGACCTACTCTCCCCCCAGCTAAGCAAGCCAACAGAAACTTGATACTGAAGGCCATCTCTGAGGCTCAGGACTCTATCACCAAAACTACAGCCTTCCCCACCAGTATGTCTATCTGACTTATTAGAATTATTTTGGCtactttaattaaaaatgatggttaaaacaactgaaaattaCCATCTTTATTCCTTCAACCAGTACCACAGAGGCAGACTGTCCCTGTTGCCCCTCGCACTCGCTTAGCCAGCAATGAGGAGATGAGTGCAGCCATCCAGCTGGTTCAGGAGCACCTCCACAGCCTGGCTCCTAGGGTTCAGACCTACGCCTCCACTGAGCCACCTCAAACCAGACCACCTGGTATGTGAAGAGTAAAGTTACAGTGCTACACAGAGCAGAGTACTACTTTAAGTAACCTGCCATCATAATGTCTAAAAACATTAGATTGCTGACAATTTTGAGTGAAATTTTATACAGGTATGGCATTCTTCTGTATTATCTGGATCTTCTGACCTGAAATATTTACCAGTGAGACTTAAATAATCCAcaacagtgtttcccacacatgGTCTATGCCATAGAAGGCTGCCCCAGTATTTTTACGGCCGTCCAAATATAGATACAGGAATTCTGCAGGGCTAAAATAGTACATAAACTTGAGAGCTCTTTAAGTCCACAAGCTTGTAAACATATTGAATGTATTGTGTGAACTTGTACAGATAAAccctggaaaaaaaattgaaaataaaacaaatgagagGCCACAATCCTAATCCTAATGTTACAGAAAGGCTCATTCAGGTACATAAAAGGATCACAGTGCAAGAAAAGATGTGTTTGATGCTTGATGGTGCCTTgcattaaaaggcaaatattttgatatttgatgattttgactaACAGGATGCTGGCAAAGATaaagacatacagtgcttagAAGAAGTATTTACCCCCCTGGAATGTTTAccctttcattgtttttatatatcagtcaaggtcaatataatttagatgtttttttttttttgtttttttttttttatttttttacaaaaaaatactaaaaagtcttaaatgccaaagtggaaaaaagttttctatgaagtaatgtcaattaattaaaaatatgttgtgTAAAATAATTGCATAAATAATCACCCCATTAAGGTctgtatttagtagatgcaccttccGCTGCAATCACAGAAATGTCTGTGATGAAAGGTCTCAAACAGGCTTgacacatctggacactgcaattttactccattcttctttgcaaaactgctcaagctctatcAGGCTGCTTGGGGGtttgggtgtgaacagccctattcaagtccagccacaaattctctgttggattgaggtctgggctttgactcagccactccagaatgttcatcttgttgtctttaaaccatttctgtgtcactgtatgcttcaggtcattgtcttgcgggaaaataaatcttctcccaagccgtagttctcttacagactgatTAACATTGTCCTCCAgcattttcctatattttgccccattcattttatcctctacctttacaagccttctagggctGACTGAccagaagtatccccacagcattatGCTGCCTCCACCATtcctcacagtggggatggtgtgtttgtggtgattcaCAGCATCTGATCAGATGGCCAAAAAgtaacattttggtctcatcagactgaaaaactttcttccacatgccttttgggcAAACTTCAAGTTTTAGTGTGGCATTTTTTctacagtgtctttctctttgccattctcccataaagctttgacttgtgAAGAATCTGgacaacagttgtatgcagagtctctcccatctcagctgctgaagcttgttcAGAgttgtcataggtgtcttggtggcctctctcactagtctccttgcacagtcactcagtttgtgaggacggcctgatctaggcagatttacacatgtgccatattccctcaTTTTTTGATGATAGGTTTAACTGGACTGTTGGGCATGTTCAGtgacttggatttttttttttttgtatccatcccctgacttatacttttcaataacattttctctgagttgctcagagtgttcctttttctttatggtgtaatggtagccaggaataatgattgaccagtgactggaccttccggGCACAAGTGTCCTATACTGCGtcacttgaggcacattcactgtactcaggtgatccccttTTCACTAATCATGAGACTTCTAgccccagttggctggaccaGTGTGTGCATGCATCATTTTCTTATACCCTGCTTCCCAtgatatttgatttgatttttcagagatcttgagaaattaacacattatcaAGAGAAAACCAGCATTGTTATCCCAAGATAATGAgctaaatgagtaaaaaatctCGAGAAGAAAACCAAAATGTCCTTGTCACAGCAAGATGGAGCAAAATAAATATATGGATCTATGTCTCTATACATCAATGGCTttctttcttgtcttttctGGGCATGCAATAGTGACCCACAAAAAAGCTTCATTACCAACTTTTAGGTCCCGTCCGTGTAGAACCAATGGCTAGATCGTTGTGCAGCTGTAAAGAGATCAAAGGAGAAActtctcattttatttttagagacCTTGCAATTGTTTTTGGAATTGCTTTTAGAGTAGCAAATCATTGCACACAAAACCATAAGTGGATGCTATCTTATATCTtgttttgtttatcttttttgatatatatttttttaatttaatatttttggaATTCTAGCTCCAGCAAGATCTTTAGCATCACGCCTCCAGTTGGACTTAGCAGAGAGAAACGAAAGAGCGGAGCAGAGTGAGTATGGTGAGTCTTTTAGGCTTAATTTATCCTTTCATCAGatccttttaaaaatctaaaacaagCAAACCCTCAATCAACTCAGACAACTTAAGTTAAGCTGCATTTGTTAAGTTCCCTCTCATAGCTTTAGGGATCCAtcaaatttggatttttatgtGTATACGATGTACCTTTAGGTGTTGGGGTTGCTGCAGACAGTGGGGCGAAGCCATTTGACACCCGCTCCTTCATAATGAGTCAACCAAGGCTTCAAGAACCGGCAGCTACAAGCCAGCAGCATCTCCTAGTCAGAGAGGATGTCCAGTCTATGTTACCACGCACTGTCCAGACCAGGTATAAACATACATTACAAAACTGTACTGTCACATCTGTGTGTGCCATTTTTGATTTGTTAATCTCTTTATCTCTCATCCAGCAAAGATATTGCAGACTCATCCAGTCCAAAGTTCATTGTAACGTTAGATGGCGTACCCAGCCCGATGGGGAATTTTGCAGACTCCGAGATGGACCTGGATGAAGTGAGACCGCCTGCTAAAGTCACAGAGGGATCCTTTAATATGAACAGGGAGCCCAAAGTCAGTGTGCTTCACAGACTACAGGGAGTAGTCACATCAGCTGAAGGTGATACTTGACTCCATTTTGAAGTCACATTTCAAACAGTGTTGCAAAGTGTGTAAGAAAAAGGTTGTGTGGTTACTATTAGTAAGGGCTTTGTATCTCTTAAATCACATTTACATCTGTTCTCTGGACAGATGATATAATTGACATGGAAATTGgagaagatgatgccatccctGTAAAGAAACAGAAGGTGTTGGAGCGCTGCAAGTACTGGCCAGTTTGTAAAAGTGGAGACGAGTGTTTGTACCATCACCCTACAGCACAGTGCAAGTGAGTGTGTTAGTCTTTCTCTTCATCTCTCAGCAGCAACTAAATCATGACTgacttttgcatgttttgtttcttttgcagGACTTTTCCTAGCTGCAAGTTTGGGGATAAATGCCTGTTTGTCCATCCTAATTGTAAATATGACGCCAGGTGTACCAAGCCTGATTGTCCTTTCACCCATGTCAGCCGCAGAAGCACAGCTGGTCCTCCTCCAAGGCCAGGTACTCTCTCATTATTACCTTGCcataaagcagatggattggtcAGAATACATGACTGTCTTCAGGCAGACTCATGCTGCAAAGCTGAAagcttgttcctggtcagagaataaCTGGATCACTTGGCATAGGTTGAGTATAAGGAGGCAGTATCTACAGAcaaggtttagttgtactgcaagcctgtaaacaatggtggctggTAAAGAggttagcatggatgcagctaaagcacatgcaaagtgaaatatttcaagtcttatttttaaccttgatgattagggcttacagctcacaaaaataaaaaacaccacctaaaaaaatcttaaatattgTCTAAAAGTGTAATTTGCAATGGTTTTCTGAGCttttattctctcactctggttcagtacacacagcCACAATCATaaagaagactgctgactttacaaatgtccagaggacgatcattgacaccctccacaaagGGGGTAAACCACAGAAgatcactgctgaaagggcaggatGTTCTCACAGTGCTGTTTCAACgcagattcatggaaagttgattGGCAGGTagaagtgtggtaagaaaagatgcacaagcagcagggatgagctcagccttcagagggtATTCAAACAAAGAAGAATTAAGAAATTAGAGGAGCTTTACAATGAGTTTATTGAGGCTGGactcagtggatcaagagccacaaCACACAGATTTGTCTAGGAAATGGGCTATAAGTATTCCTAGTGTccagccactcctgaaccacagatgtcatcaaagttttaCCAGGGCAAGGGAGAAAAATATCTGGaccgttgctcagtggtccaaagtcatattttgagatgaaagtcaattttgtatttcatttggaaatcaaggtctcagagtctggagaTCACATGAAAAAAGATCACAGTGGCACAAAATctaaggtgcttgaagtccagtgttttcagtttccacagtcagtgattaTTTGAGCTGCCATTttaactgctgctgtttgttccactgtgctttatcaagtccagagtcaacactgtcagccgtctaccaggattTTAGAGCACTTAATGCTTCCACCTGCTGAGAAgttttatggagatgctgacttccttttcctgcaggacttggcacctgtccacagtgaagccaaaaccacCAGAAACTTGTTGGCTGACCATGgttttactgtgtttgactggccaaccaactggcctgaccctgaaccccatagagaatctctggagaaATGATGTCAAGAGAGAGATGaaagacaccagactcaacagtAAAGATAAGCTGAAGGCTTCTATCAGGGCagcctgggcttcataacaacccagcagtaccacagactgattggctccatgccaagTCCCATAGGTG encodes the following:
- the zc3h14 gene encoding zinc finger CCCH domain-containing protein 14 isoform X2 gives rise to the protein MEIGTEISKKIRAAIKGKLQELGAYIDEELPDYIMVMVANKKTSQQMADDLSLFLGNNTIKFTAWLQGVLEKLRTVAVEPASLRHQLQSDSGAVAGRSHSSVSEDSRAEELKVLTVSSSRSDRTDARVSSSAHESRRGALEKGSSRLTSTVKPLMELLPSEAVIDIKPEMDDDLIAEDLVEIATNHGRTRVAADRPTAEIYRPGQSRFTSISSAEALRHTDGSSHARQQDARGSRTSRTGSSKEELSRKRKAPVASSVVRVNRAADEDSDDVEEDDASYAGRGLSSRVSLPSKPERKPTLPPAKQANRNLILKAISEAQDSITKTTAFPTIPQRQTVPVAPRTRLASNEEMSAAIQLVQEHLHSLAPRVQTYASTEPPQTRPPAPARSLASRLQLDLAERNERAEQSEYGVGVAADSGAKPFDTRSFIMSQPRLQEPAATSQQHLLVREDVQSMLPRTVQTSKDIADSSSPKFIVTLDGVPSPMGNFADSEMDLDEVRPPAKVTEGSFNMNREPKVSVLHRLQGVVTSAEDDIIDMEIGEDDAIPVKKQKVLERCKYWPVCKSGDECLYHHPTAQCKTFPSCKFGDKCLFVHPNCKYDARCTKPDCPFTHVSRRSTAGPPPRPAAAAQPVQTTTVCRFFPDCKKMDCPFYHPKPCRFATQCKRAGCTFYHPSISVPPRHALKWTKAQSS
- the zc3h14 gene encoding zinc finger CCCH domain-containing protein 14 isoform X1, with the protein product MEIGTEISKKIRAAIKGKLQELGAYIDEELPDYIMVMVANKKTSQQMADDLSLFLGNNTIKFTAWLQGVLEKLRTVAVEPASLRHQLQSDSGAVAGRSHSSVSEDSRAEELKVLTVSSSRSDRTDARVSSSAHESRRGALEKGSSRLTSTVKPLMELLPSEAVIDIKPEMDDDLIAEDLVEIATNHGRTRVAADRPTAEIYRPGQSRFTSISSAEALRHTDGSSHARQQDARGSRTSRTGSSKEELSRKRKAPVASSVVRVNRAADEDSDDVEEDDASYAGRGLSSRVSLPSKPERKPTLPPAKQANRNLILKAISEAQDSITKTTAFPTIPQRQTVPVAPRTRLASNEEMSAAIQLVQEHLHSLAPRVQTYASTEPPQTRPPAPARSLASRLQLDLAERNERAEQSEYGVGVAADSGAKPFDTRSFIMSQPRLQEPAATSQQHLLVREDVQSMLPRTVQTSKDIADSSSPKFIVTLDGVPSPMGNFADSEMDLDEVRPPAKVTEGSFNMNREPKVSVLHRLQGVVTSAEDDIIDMEIGEDDAIPVKKQKVLERCKYWPVCKSGDECLYHHPTAQCKTFPSCKFGDKCLFVHPNCKYDARCTKPDCPFTHVSRRSTAGPPPRPAAAAAQPVQTTTVCRFFPDCKKMDCPFYHPKPCRFATQCKRAGCTFYHPSISVPPRHALKWTKAQSS